One genomic segment of Haloferax sp. Atlit-12N includes these proteins:
- a CDS encoding Cdc6/Cdc18 family protein: MGRFTRESFIIRDNDVLRDDYQPETLEERDAELDEYAAALRPVIQGWQPNNVFLYGVTGVGKTAATHDLLKELQESADQYDDVDVNIIELNCTGCNTSYQVAVNLVNEIREPNHPLTNVSSSRMPISETGYQQKRVFRELYADLEDIGGTVLVVLDEIDNIGSDDDILYELPRARSQLDLDVKLGVIGISNDFKFRDNLSPKVKDTLCEEEILFPPYDAGELQNILRERAEIALYDDVLEDDVIPLCAAFSARDSGSARQALRLLRKAVDIAESEARAGGDAFVTEEHVREGEFQIQRQQVVEGMHSLTQHGQHVLLTVCQLAARGETPERTKAIYRRYQKVARKNGQEPLKRRRVHDHLSDLNLHGVLQLVDSSGGRGNYNEYDLDVSLSSALDALESEFGNLEGIRELAKKNGTLD, encoded by the coding sequence ATGGGCCGGTTCACTCGGGAGTCATTCATCATTCGAGACAACGACGTGTTGCGAGACGATTACCAGCCTGAGACTCTTGAGGAACGAGACGCTGAACTCGACGAATACGCGGCAGCCCTCCGGCCGGTAATTCAAGGATGGCAGCCGAACAACGTGTTTCTGTATGGGGTCACGGGTGTCGGGAAGACTGCGGCCACACACGATCTGCTCAAAGAACTTCAGGAATCAGCTGACCAGTACGACGACGTCGACGTTAATATTATCGAATTGAACTGTACTGGCTGCAACACGTCGTACCAGGTTGCGGTGAACCTCGTTAACGAGATTCGAGAGCCAAATCACCCACTAACAAATGTGTCGTCTTCACGGATGCCGATCAGTGAGACTGGCTATCAACAAAAGCGCGTGTTTCGTGAGCTCTACGCTGACTTAGAAGATATTGGGGGGACCGTGTTGGTTGTCCTCGACGAGATTGATAACATCGGATCGGACGATGATATTCTGTACGAGCTCCCGCGGGCACGTTCACAATTGGACCTGGATGTGAAGTTGGGCGTCATCGGCATCAGTAACGACTTCAAATTCCGCGATAATCTGTCTCCGAAAGTTAAAGACACACTTTGCGAAGAGGAGATTTTGTTCCCGCCATACGATGCTGGCGAACTCCAAAACATCCTCCGCGAGCGAGCAGAGATTGCGTTGTATGATGATGTGTTGGAAGATGATGTGATTCCGTTGTGTGCCGCGTTTTCAGCGCGAGACTCTGGATCGGCCCGGCAGGCACTCCGACTGTTACGGAAGGCAGTCGATATTGCGGAGTCTGAAGCGCGGGCCGGTGGGGACGCGTTTGTAACAGAGGAACATGTCCGCGAGGGGGAGTTCCAGATTCAGCGCCAGCAGGTCGTTGAAGGGATGCATTCGTTGACACAACATGGGCAGCATGTGTTGTTGACAGTGTGCCAACTGGCTGCTCGAGGAGAAACGCCCGAACGGACAAAGGCAATCTATCGTCGGTACCAGAAGGTTGCGAGAAAGAATGGGCAAGAGCCGCTGAAGCGTCGGCGCGTACACGACCACCTGTCGGATCTGAACCTCCATGGTGTGTTGCAGTTGGTTGACTCGAGTGGCGGCCGAGGGAACTACAACGAGTATGATTTGGACGTGTCGTTGTCTTCGGCGTTGGATGCGCTGGAAAGCGAGTTTGGGAATTTAGAAGGCATCCGTGAACTCGCAAAAAAGAACGGGACGTTAGACTAA